The nucleotide window CTTTATCAATTTTATCATAATTCTGTTGGTAGTCTAATAGTCTCTGCTAGTCCATTAGCCTGAGCATAATATGAAGTTGAATAAGTTACGTTAAATCTCCATTAGCCTGAGCATGAGTGAGCCAACTTAATCCTAATGTGAGGATGAATGAATCTATGATAATTCTGTTGGTAGCTTCTGGTTGTCCATTAGTCTAAGCATTCTTTTGTTACAGTGCTTGCTAAAACCTCCGGTGAAAGAAAACACAAAGCCTATTGACGTGAAACTTCATAGTGATTTGAGGGCAATTGGTCGCGCTGAATTTGATCATCAGGTGCATATTTCATCTACTCTTTCTTTCCCCTTTAGTTTTAAACATCATGAACTGTAAAATTGATGAATGTTTAACCGTGTAGGTGGCTGAAAAATTGAGTTTGATAGAACAACagaaaatggaaatggaaaggCAACAAAAGGTACAATGATTACCAATTTTCACATCTCAAATCAATAAGTTCTGATTTTGAGTTACCATGTTTTCCAACTTTCACATCTCGAATCAATAAGTTCTGATTTTGAGTTACCATGTTTTCCAACTTTCACATCTCGAATCAATAAGTTCTGATTTTGAGTTACCATGTTTTCCAACTTTCACATCTCGAATCAATAAGTTCTGATTTTGAGTTACCATGTTTTCCAACTTTCACATCTCAAATCAGTGAGCCCTAATTTCGAGTTACGATGTATTCCTTTATCTAAAATGTTGATGTCTGTATATATTCCCTTACAGTTGGCTGAAGAGGAAGAGATTAGGAGATTGAGGAAGGAACTCATTCCTAAAGCGCAGCCAATGCCGTATTTTGACAGACCATTTATTCCAAGGAGGTAATGGTTGATCAATCTCATAATGAACACTCTTAGTAAATGTTACAAATTATAGTATGTTTTTAACCGTTTCTTGGCATATCTTTTTGAGATTCGGATATCACGCAGTTATTTCATGACACGAATATTGATCTTGGTAATTCAATCTCAAAATGATTTGATGAAATCAATGGCAAAGATTATATAAAGTTGATTTGACGAAAGGTGTAATGTGAACCAATTGATTTCAAATCAATGACCGAGATCAATTAAAGTGTGTATTTACGTGCATTTTGcactgttgtgaattcggatcCATTATTTTTGtctcattattatattttggttTGAAGGTCAATGAAGAATCCAACAATACCAAAAGAACCAAAGTTTCACATACCACACCATAAGAAGATTAAGTGCTTGACATTGAATGAAATGAGATCATACTCTTCATGCTTCAACTGAGGATTCAGAGGACTTTTGCTGAAGAAAATGTTCATGATTCCAGAGGTCATTTTGCTGATGTGAAGAGATATATTCAATTTGTATATGGACAAGCAATACTAGTTGCAAATTTTGGTTTTGCCTTTGATCAATTGTATCAATTTTAGTGCAATAATTTTTGTACTGCTAGACATAAGCAGATGGATTGGGGCAAAAGGTATCTTCTTTtcattgaaatgaaatgaacttactttttttttatgtgaattcATTGTCACTTTTTAATCTCATATTATCTAATAACTACTAGTCTTCATTTCTATGCATAATTATGATTCTTAAAAGTTGGATAATTTTCATATATGTTCACAGTTTTGtaacatattaaattttcaaattcaatcaaaataatagTTTTCCTTGATATTATTCGCTCTGATCCGTCACATTAGCAAAAATATGTCTCAAAAAGAGTCACTTTtggcatttatattttttgttctaCAGAAAAGTCACTCACTCATACAAGCTATGTTTATAGAGAGTTCAATGTCACATCATCTTTCCAatatctttataaaattttatagattaaaaaaaaaatagatagaaCAAGGACAAATTAAAACCTCAACCCCTACTATAATTCATCTATTACCCTTATCATCAAACACAAGTGTATATTTTTCATTAGtctctaattaattttttcatgcCCAAAACCTTGCAATACTCTAGATTACTAGAGCGTATTTTATCTTTAGATCTGTATAGACAGAATAGCTACTAGTCTTGTATATCAAGAAAATCAACTCCCTAGTCAAAAAGCAATCTACCAACTAAATTGGCCACAATAGTAGCTTAAATATGTCGGCATTGATGTGTGCACATGTAAGTGTTCTTAACAAAATTGGAggagaaaaatatcattaattaatatgATATTATTCATCATTTTACAACTATAGATTACATAAATCGGTTAAAATTTAAACAGGTTCTCACTAACTTATATAGATTACATAAATTTGTTGAAATTCATATAAATATTAACTAATAGAAGAAGAATGTCTatcggaaaaagaaaaaaaaaatagtactatTATTAAGTCAAAAAGccaaatattttcatttataacaaaaaaaaaattgaaaaatttgacAAACAAATGAAGACTATTAGATGTAGAATTACAATGAAATTTAGGTAGGGCTTCACAAATAGGAAATTCtaaacttaaattaaaaaaaatagggaaCAAAGGTGTATTTaagtcaaataaataaaagcgtGATAAATAGGTAAAAACTAATCGACAGAATTTGAGTTTAACGGAAGAGGTTAAACTTCTACAATATGACGAATCAATGTTTGAATCTAGTTcaacaaatatcaattttttttatcaaatagttcAGTGATTAGATTTTATCCACTAAAATGAATAAGTGGAGTTCGATCCCAACTCCAACATTTTCATGTGTCTTTGTCAACCAGGCTATACTTACTAGGACAACAACCAGTAAATTCCAACTCATCAAAAATAAACTAggaaatttgtcaaaaaataaataaactaggAAATTCGACTCTTGAACCAAATCCAACCATATATAGCAACCTTTATGAAAACCTTAATGTGGTGTACTTGGAATATTATTGGAGgggaaaaaaacataacatgaaACCAACGTGTCTGTCtcagaaaaaaatgcaaaaacagTGACTGAGGTTTTTATTGTTGTTACAAAGTTAGTTAACACTTTATTATGATGACATTGATGTTTGCATCGTAATTATCGAAACCAaacttgtccaaaaaaaaaatctatttctccacaaacaaaacaacactttgtattattcatcattttacatatttttcttaGATTCTTCACACTCTCTCTTAGATTTCATCGCCTTCAACCTTATAATCTCATAGACCCACTTAAcaattttcattctttcttATAGATCACACTACCCTTTGAgctgaaaagaaagaaagtttagtTTTTTACTGGTGGGGTTGGTTCCAAAAAAATGGCATCATTCTCAGTTCCATGCCCCAAATGTCCTGTTCCTTCTTCCCTTTTGGGTTTGAAATCTAACAAGATCTTGTTTCAAAGTGGGTTGAGTTTGAAGAATTCTCAATCATTTGGATCTTTGTCTGCTGAGTCAGCTTCATTTGGAATTCAGGTATGTGATTTTGTAGAATTTATATGAATTTGGATTTgatttcataatattaatacCATGTTGGTTTGTTTCAGATTTTGGGTAGATTTGTAACTTTATGTGTGATTTTATAAGTTTGTTACTTTAGAGGCATAGCCAATTTAGTCTTagactatgaagcacggacactgaCAGAAACTCACACTCAACACctattataatttgaaaaaatgacataatttaatttaattatatgtgTTGGTGTCGGACACAATACATATCTGACACCACACCTCTTATCCGAGGAGTATTTGTGCTTCATAAGTCTTAGAATATATATATGCAAGAGTCATGAAATTAAtgaaattctaaaaaatatctGAAAATGAAAGTCTTGAATCATATTGAAAAGGACCAATgttattatttcaaaatttcgTCGATTTCAACTTCAAGAAGCAAATTGTCCATGCTTACATATTCAGGACTAAATTTGTGattcactcttttatttatCACCATTGTaacatttataattaattaatatattaattataggATAATAATAGAAGCTAAGGGCTACtcaagaatcttcatttttgcTTTTTTAACGTGCTCCTTTTTTCTTGAAGATTAGATAGATATACATGATTAACAGCTGAATTGTAGATGGTTTAAAAGGCTTTAAAGTAGTGTGTTATATTTCCTGgttatttaattcaattaatcatTTGAATGTTCTCTGTTGAGTCTTGCAGTGTCTTAACAAGAAACAATTTCCTGTCAAGATTCAAGCACAACTTAACGAGGTCAGTTTGTTTCGACTTTTGAGTCTTTTTTTTCACATTGAGATTTACGCTGAACGGAAATTTTATGTGCCTGTTCAATGTCTTGCATGAGAAAATGTTGCCATAAGTTAATCTACTTTATACATATCATAGGCTGCTGTTGTCGAAAATTTGAACTCTGCACCTACTGTTGCTTCAtcagaagagaaagaaaaccaAAATGGGAGTGTCCCTGCTAGCACTGTGTCAGATGAATCTGCAATTTCTGCATTCATGTCTCAAGTTGCTGACCTTGTAATGTAAGATTAATCACCACCACTCTGCATGCAAGTACATAAccgtttttttttagttattttgtcTATGTCAGAACATGCATAATCTACATTAGTTGagatttataatttttggtgtTCAGTTGTTGAGCAGTGACGTTTAAGTGTAAATAAAAGTGTCGGATCATGAAAAGATTTTTTCCTACACCAATGTTATTTAGGATTTAATTGGTATACACTCTTCAGtgtaaagattttttacattgTCTATCAATTATAATTGTCGGATCATGAAAAATCTGAGTTTAATTATAACTAtcttaaaaatcacatatatgatTGGTTGTGATTGTTTGACAGTGTAAAAAATTCACTCTGACagtatatcaaaattaaactcgttatttattattatatttccatGGCCAGACTTGTGGATTCAAGAGATATTGTGGAGCTGCAACTAAAGCAATCTGATTATGAACTCgtgataagaaaaaaagaagcttTGCAGCCTCCACCAGCCACGGCTATGCCGCAATCAGCACCACCATTGTACTATCCGACACTTCCTTTGCCGCCACCCCCGCCACCGACAGCTTATTCTGCTACTGCGAGCTCTCCACCTTCGAAAGCAACACCTGCCTTACCTCCCCCCAAAACAAGTGCATCATCTCACCCACCGCTGAAATGTCCGATGGCAGGAACCTTTTACAGGTGCCCTGGACCTGGCGAACCTCCATTTGTCCAGGTATGTGAACATAGACATTTCAAATAGCACACTGAGCAGTCAATACTCAGTTTGCAAAAAATACTACTACCTTTGTGCTTAAATATGAACCCTTTTTCAAATTACTAAtggttttattattgttttccaaatatactacttattaatattgttaatttGTCTTAGGAGATGAAAAGTTAGAATTAAAACGTCTATATGCAAATGGAAGTTTAGTAGTAATTTTTATACACTATGTACATAGTAATTATACTACAAACTTTTCTTAATACATGTGAAAAGTTTTAAAGGAGCTTACAGAAAGAAACTGAAGCAGTACTATTACAAGGAAAAGGACTTTTTTTCTGGATTTCGAATGATCAAATTTACATTTTCTAAATAGAATGATGATTAGAATGGTTATTTTTCTGTCGCTTCAGGTGGGAGATACAGTGCAAAAAGGCCAAGTTATTTGCATTATTGAGGCTATGAAACTGATGAATGAAATTGAGGTATCTGTACTTTTTATGTTCAcgtatttattttgtatatattacATTTATCTTTATCTCTTAACTATCTTGTCttcttttttccctttatttatGTGATTCCTAGACAGGTTTCTGTCAAAATTTATCCAATAACTGAAAATTCTAATTTGTTGGTTACCCTTTTATTGCTTTTGTTGCAGGCTGATCAATCAGGAACAATAGCTGAGATACTAGTTGAGGATGGAAAACCAGTTAGTGTAGACTTGGTACGATCTCTTTTTGCTCTTTCTATCTCTCTACATATACATGTGTGTGTGCGCGCAATTTGGATTGTATATAGTCTGGGAATCACATATTGAATCCAACTTCCGACTTTGTAAATTGAATCCAAAATACAAAGTTGGAAGTGAATCGTCTTATCTTTGACATATCTAGATTGATAATATGTGTGCGCTAGTGTGTGTGACTTTGTGTACAAAGTCCTTCCTTTGCCAATTCTCTAACTAATCCACTTGTACTCAATGCAGCCTCTTTTCGTAATAGTTCCATGAGTACCAAAGGAACCTCATTTCAAAGTCGAAGCGAGTCTCACTTGTTGGATAGTGTGGTGTTTGATGATGTAGATTTCCCTTTAATCAGAAATTTATTGAGTGATATTCATCGTCTAATATTAAGAAATCGTTGCCTTCTTAAGCCTTCGCCTCCTCCTCTTAATTTATCTAGAGATATTTTAGACACAAGATTCAGCATATAAGAATGGATATCGAACTTTGTAATTCTAAGCAGTTTTGATATTTGTactattaattaatgttttatgCATTTGGTTTTTGAAGAGTCTCTTTCTTCTATGAACCTGTTGGATGTTATGTTCTTGCTTGTAATTTTTCATAGGTTCTTTCTGTTGCTAAAAGACTTCTATTCGCAGCAATTTGTTATAAGTGtaataaaaagcatataaaatacaattgaagtcaAAATTGTTGTATCTTTTATAGATTTGTTTAGTAACAGTTATTGCTACTATTTGCATCATCTGCAATAATTTTCAGTTATGTTTGGATGTTCTATAAAGAATGGAAtagaaaaatagaaatagaGTGATATAGAATTTTCATTGTATTGATGTTTTATACAGTAATATCACTTTTCCAATTGATAattcaagaataaaaaaaactaaagtgaTAACATTTTTTATCTCATCCACAACTAGTATCTAAACCTCTTAGAATATTTTCCCTCAATTCATCCTCAACTAGTACTGTTTTAAGaactttgtttttgaagaaggaaagttTCGTTTCATGTAAACTGAATTGGCAATACTAGTATTTGGTAGACTATTACACTCTGTTGTTAATAGCGGCCGCTATCGCGGCGCGGAGCGGCAAAAAACAGACTACCGCGTTGGAGCGCTATCGAGTCGCGTGTTAGGGAAAAGCGGGTCAATAGTGGGCTTTGCGGCCGCTATCCGATGGAGCGGGGCGGACCAATAGCTGGTCAAAGTGCCGCTTTTTCGGGTCATAGCACAAAACCACTGCGTTTTGGTTTTTGGTGATTATTTCTGGTTAGGTTTTCGGTTAGATCTGTAGCAGAGAGATGAGGGGAGGAAGAGGAAGGAGAAGGAAGAGGAAAGAGAAAGAGTCGTAGATTGTGTTTTGGTTTTGTGGTGGAAAACAGTTGTACTTTTCCTTCTACCAAAGTGAGACATACAGCTGTACTACAcaactttttttagtaaaaatgtACTACACGGTTCTTTTCccatagattattattattatatgtagtAAAGTTTTGTAGCACGTAGGTATACGATTATGTTTTGTAGGTATACTATatgttttacttaaaaaaagtatatataactAATTTGTTTCTTAAGTACATTGTttaaggtattttagtatttttttagcATTATGGTATTGAAGTATATTGTTTAAGTATATGATTTAAGGTATTTTAACATTAAAAGTATTTAAGTATAATagtatttaatactaaaaacaGTTAATAATCTTTAATTCTTCATTTATACTAAtgctaaatatattttttttttccatattttactagtcctttattaataatataatttttagttttaatatcCGCGTCATGAAATAGCGCCCGCTACACGCCCGCATACCGCAACGTGCCAATTTTTGGGGTGGCCGCGCCGCTTTGACAACAAAGCTATTACAAAACTATTTGGTATACTACTATTACAAAACTGGGGACTACTGAAATAATTGGCTACTCCAGCTAACATATTCGCTTTCATCAAACAAGGTCATCTTTAATGgatgtttgtgtgtgtgttagAGGTGAAAATTTAGAGTAAGAGAtgaaaattgagtttttaaaaaatttatatgatCAAATAGAGATGTTAtggtataaatatatatacttccTCCATTTGACTgttcttagaaatcgtggttgggcctaacacaaccccacaaaaccggcttgtgaggtgaggattgcccccacttataaacacattgtcaggccatgtcctgtccgatgtgggactcttaacacaccccctcacgaccagcactattgggcttggttcgtggacataaatggtgggtggcccgataacggaaacctgatagcaggtggcccaGCGGATCTTGGaggaggctctgataccatcttagaaatcgtggttgggcctaacacaaccccacaaaaccggcttgtgaggtgaggattgcccccacttataaacacattgccAGGCCATGTCctgtccgatgtgggactcttaacaactgTCATTCACAATTCTttcacaaaaattaaataaataacttaattaagtaaaataaatgGGAAATGCTAGCAAGCATCCTTAGGGCACTTGATAAAAAGTTTAAGGTATAAATTTCTTTGGGGAATTTGTGTATTCAAAGCATCAAAAAGCATTTTTATATGAAAgttatcaattatttctatttttaaattcttaacAAGTGTCCCAAGAGCATGCCtaaggacacttgttagcaaaaGCCTATATATTCCCTTTGGtctcatatatatacatatataagagaagaagaaaagaaatctCACTCTTTAAGAAAAgtagttaattttatttaattttcacaaaatcatcaagaaataattaattgtaTTCTCAATATTGCCCCCCATTGGAACTTTTTCTATGagaataagaatttttttattttttttttagggaatgaaagcaaatacaaaaatttccattgcCTGGAATCGTACCCGGGTCTCCTGGGTGAAAGCCAGATATCCTAACCGCTGGACGACAATGAAAAATTGtagaataaaaattatttaaaagataaaaattactTTAAGTAAAGAGTATTTTAAGAATAATAGTAGTAATATGATAGAATTAGTTAAATTTGACTTATATtgtcataataaaatataacatccTTTTTTAGACCCATTTTGCAACTGTCATCCTTTCTTATAAGAACAACATTTTAAATATCAAACTAAGGAAACACATTGATAAGAGTTAATTTACTCTACTTCTCTACAATTAAAttgttcgaaccccggcccctgcatataatatgcagtatccctaccaactgagctaagctcacgggatgCAAATCATTCTTCTTAATCATGTACATTCCTCACATATATTTTGGTTGTTTATGATATCTTGTTAATTCATGTGCGATGTTGTACCATGTGCTAGCTATGAGACTGCACAAGATAATTGAATTGTGGTGGCTAAATACGCTTATCTCAATGCTTTTTCACACCTCAGTTCGATAAGTTTTCTTgcactttatttaattttatttactgTCAATTTATTTGTGCTAATATAACTCTTTGATTTGGTACTTAATAATAATTCTATATCTAATTTTTCCAACAAGTAACCCAATTTTTTTGTATGTGTAAACAACACACTTTCTATCACCCAAAGGAAAGACGGGGCAGTAGTAGCCACAATATCTCAGAAAAGTAAGTTAgttaatgtttaattttgtttgatatGACTTGTATTTCTGCAATCTTTTTATCGCCAAAGAATTGTCATTTtacgtaaaaaaataaaaaataaaacgaaaaaTGATTTGAGGATTTCAATCACTACCACTaacctttttgaaaaaaataaaaaatggatggAGCGTATTGTCGACGTTgatattgtttttcattaactATACCTCCAGAATATTAAATACGGTATTGCACTTCACTTTCTATCCTACACCGTCGTCACTTTTTATCCTGCACCGTCCCAAGTCTAGTTCATGAATACCCAATAGGCATAAAATACTTCAACCAGGTTTCACTTAAGTTTCATTGCCCTGTGGTGCCTTTGTTCCTATATCTCTTTTAACCAATCATTTtctctcatttaaataatcTATCTTAATCATTCATCAATCATTCTCTCATGAAAAATACACCGAAGACACCAATTGTAACAAAAGCCAATGGCACCCAAGTGAAATCCATTTCAACCTTGGAGAATTTCTTTTTCGAATTTATTACCACTACCATTAAGGACTTATGTGCTGCTGGACAatagaaaataatcaaatatgatTTGTATGGCTGAGATGAATTGTCCATCAATAAAAGAATGCTGCCACTATAATATGAAGCAAATTACAGACCGAAACAGAGAAAATCATACAATCAACTTAGGCAAGGAAAATCCCAAGCCCATGCTTTCCTGCACTCTGTTTCCTTAAACCCTAATCTATTGGCCCTCATCCTATTCTGTAACCTTTTTTATAATTCCTATTTGATGTACAGGTTAGCCTATCTACCATTTACATACATCAATCACTATTGTCTGGAGTTTCTAAGGCTTGACCTGCGGCCACCACTAAAACTTATGTTGCGCGATCCACCAGCCCAATCCTCATCGTCGTCCTCATCGTTATCACCACCTACCATCGGTGGTCCTGATTTCCGAACTTTTCTGGGTGTTTGTGTTGGTCTCTTCCGTTTTATATTTGCTGTGTAGAGTGAATAATCCACTGTGTCTTCCTTCAATGCATTCTTAAACTCCTGGTACAACAATGAGACATAAGTTCAAT belongs to Medicago truncatula cultivar Jemalong A17 chromosome 6, MtrunA17r5.0-ANR, whole genome shotgun sequence and includes:
- the LOC11414487 gene encoding biotin carboxyl carrier protein of acetyl-CoA carboxylase, chloroplastic translates to MASFSVPCPKCPVPSSLLGLKSNKILFQSGLSLKNSQSFGSLSAESASFGIQCLNKKQFPVKIQAQLNEAAVVENLNSAPTVASSEEKENQNGSVPASTVSDESAISAFMSQVADLVILVDSRDIVELQLKQSDYELVIRKKEALQPPPATAMPQSAPPLYYPTLPLPPPPPPTAYSATASSPPSKATPALPPPKTSASSHPPLKCPMAGTFYRCPGPGEPPFVQVGDTVQKGQVICIIEAMKLMNEIEADQSGTIAEILVEDGKPVSVDLPLFVIVP